Proteins found in one Cricetulus griseus strain 17A/GY chromosome X, alternate assembly CriGri-PICRH-1.0, whole genome shotgun sequence genomic segment:
- the LOC100757526 gene encoding putative P2Y purinoceptor 10, protein MGSNSTSTAENNCNVTHLTFQYSLYATTYIFIFIPGLLANSAALWVLCRFISKKNKAIIFMINLSVADLAHVLSLPLRIYYYINRNWPFQKALCLLCFYLKYLNMYASIFFLTCISLQRCLFLLKPFKARNWKRRYDVAISAAIWVIVGTACLPLPILRSAGLANNSESCFADLGLHDISMASSIGMVTAAELGGFVLPVVIITYCTWKTRKSLQEFQDPPQNIKERKKALRMVLMCAVVFIVCFTPYHLNFPFFMMVKQHVFSNCSFIKSTLCFHIISLCLANLNCCLDPVVYYFMTSEFRDQISEHGSLVIQSCVRCKDSTLEIHQRKENLQTISLECLDVPTQCDEIII, encoded by the coding sequence ATGGGCAGCAACAGTACCAGCACTGCTGAGAATAATTGCAATGTTACACATCTCACATTTCAGTACTCTCTGTATGCAACCACCTATATCTTCATATTCATCCCTGGTCTCCTGGCTAACAGTGCAGCCCTGTGGGTTCTGTGTCGCTTCATCAGCAAGAAGAATAAGGCCATCATTTTCATGATCAACCTCTCAGTGGCAGATCTCGCTCATGTCCTGTCCTTACCTCTCCGGATTTACTACTATATCAACCGTAACTGGCCATTCCAGAAAGCCCTTTGCCTACTCTGCTTTTATCTGAAATATCTCAACATGTATGCCAGCATTTTTTTCTTGACATGCATTAGCCTTCAGAGGTGCCTTTTTCTCCTCAAGCCATtcaaagccagaaactggaagcgtAGGTATGATGTGGCCATCAGTGCTGCCATCTGGGTCATCGTGGGGACTGCCTGCTTGCCACTTCCCATCCTGAGAAGTGCTGGTTTAGCCAACAACAGTGAATCCTGCTTTGCTGATTTAGGGCTTCATGATATTAGTATGGCTTCCTCCATTGGCATGGTAACCGCCGCTGAACTTGGAGGGTTTGTATTGCCTGTTGTAATTATTACGTATTGCAcatggaaaacaagaaaatctttaCAGGAATTCCAAGATCCACCTCAGAATATTAAAGAGAGGAAAAAGGCTTTGAGGATGGTCCTAATGTGTGCAGTGGTATTCATAGTGTGCTTCACTCCTTACCATCTCAACTTCCCATTCTTTATGATGGTGAAGCAACATGTCTTCTCAAACTGTTCATTTATTAAGAGCACTCTGTGTTTCCACATCATTTCCCTATGTCTTGCAAATTTGAATTGTTGTCTCGATCCAGTTGTGTATTATTTTATGACTTCAGAATTTCGTGATCAAATTTCAGAACATGGCAGCTTGGTCATCCAGTCATGTGTGCGATGTAAGGACAGTACTTTGGAAAttcatcagaggaaggagaatcTTCAGACTATCTCTCTTGAATGTTTGGATGTTCCAACACAATGTGATGAAATAATTATCTAG